Sequence from the Desertibacillus haloalkaliphilus genome:
CCTTAGAAAAGGGCGACTACGATTTAGATACTAGAGTAAAAGAAATGTGTGAGAAGTTGCTTGCGAATACAGTTATTGAAGATTATACCTATGAAGTTGAGGAGGTTATTCCCTCATGAAGTTTGCAGTAATCGTATTTCCGGGCTCAAACTGTGATGCTGATATGTTCCATGCCATCAAGGATGAATTAGGGGAAGAGGTTGAGTACGTATGGCATACAGAAGATAATCTTGACCGTTTTGATGGTATTTTACTTCCAGGTGGTTTTTCTTATGGTGACTATTTACGCTCTGGGGCGATTGCTAGATTCGCACGGATTATGGAAGCTGTTAAGCAAGCTGCAGAAGCAGGCAAACCTGTATTAGGTGTATGCAATGGCTTTCAAGTGCTGCTAGAAGCAGGCTTACTGCCAGGTGCTATGAAGCGAAATGAGAACTTGAAGTTTATCTGTCGACAAGTAGAATTGATCGTCGAAAATAATGAAACGATATTTACGACAGGTTATGAAAATCATGAAGTGATCACGATTCCGGTTGCCCATGGTGATGGGAACTATTACTGTGACGATGAGACGTTACAACATTTACTAGATAACAAGCAAATTGTGTTCCGTTATAAAGACAACATCAATGGATCAAGAGATCGCATTGCTGGGGTTTGTAATGAAAACGGCAATGTCCTTGGGATGATGCCTCACCCTGAGCGTGCTGTTGATGAATTACTTGGCAGTGCAGATGGCTTGCAGTTATTTAAATCAATTCTACGAAATTGGAGGGAAACCCATGTCCTTACACCGTGAACCTACACCAGAAATGATTAAAGAACAACGACTCTATACTGAAATGGGGTTATCAGACAAAGAGTTTGAAATGGTAGAAAACATTTTAGGACGGAGACCAAACTATACGGAAACAGGCTTGTTTTCCGTGATGTGGTCTGAACACTGTAGCTATAAAAACTCAAAAGTCGTGCTTAAGAAATTCCCTGTGGATGGGGAAAAGGTGCTGCAAGGGCCTGGTGAAGGTGCAGGAATCATTGATATTGGTGATGAACAAGCGGTTGTATTTAAAATCGAAAGTCATAACCACCCATCAGCGATTGAACCTTATCAAGGAGCTGCTACAGGTGTCGGAGGAATTCTCCGTGATGTGTTTTCAATGGGAGCTCGTCCAATTTCGCTGTTAAATTCACTCCGTTTTGGAGAACTAGATTCACCGAAAGTAAAATATCTTTTTGAAGAAGTGGTCGCAGGGATTGCAGGTTACGGAAACTGTATCGGTGTACCGACCGTTGGTGGTGAGGTTCAGTTCGATCCTTGTTATGAGGGCAACCCGCTCGTTAATGCGATGTGTGTTGGTTTAATCGACCATAAAGACATTCAAAAAGGTCTAGCCAAAGGTGTTGGCAATACGGTGATGTATGTAGGAGCAAGCACAGGTCGAGATGGTATTCATGGAGCGACATTTGCTTCAGAAGAGTTGAGTGAGAACTCAGACGAGAAGAGGCCAGCGGTTCAAGTTGGAGATCCATTTATGGAAAAACTATTACTTGAAGCTTGCTTAGAATTGATTCAATCAGATGCACTTGTCGGTATTCAAGATATGGGAGCTGCGGGCCTAACGTCTTCATCGGCAGAAATGGCTAGTAAAGCTGGCTCAGGGATTGAAATGGACCTTGACAAAGTTCCACAACGTGAAAAAGGTATGACACCATACGAGATGATGCTATCAGAATCGCAAGAACGTATGTTAATCGTCGTTAAAAAAGGTCGAGAGCAAGAGATCAAAGACATTTTTGATCGTTGGGGACTATTATCGACTGAGGTTGGGCGTGTGACTGATGATCAAAGACTACGACTCTACCATAATGGTGAGATTGTTGCCGATGTTCCTGTCGATTCACTAGCTGAAGATGCACCGGTTTATCACCAGCCATCAAGCATGCCAACGTATTACGAGGAGTTTCAAAAGCAAGATGATTTCATTCCTGCTATTAGCGATGTGAAAGAATCGTTTTTAAACTTACTTGCACAGCCGACGGTTGCTAGCAAGGAATGGGTATATGATCAATATGATTACATGGTACAAACAAATACGGTAGTAAGCCCTGGTTCTGATGCAGCTGTTGTTCGGGTTCGTGGAACGAGAAAAGCTCTTGCAATGACGACAGATTGTAATTCACGTTACATCTACTTGGATCCTGAAGTTGGTGGCAAGATTGCAATCGCTGAAGCTGCGCGCAATATTGTTTGTTCTGGAGGTCAACCGTTAGGTGTTACGGATTGCTTAAACTACGGTAGCCCAGAGAACCCGGAAATCTTTTGGCAAATTGAAAAGTCAACAGATGGCATGAGTGAAGCATGCCATACGCTATCAACGCCAGTGATTGGTGGGAATGTCTCGCTTTATAACGAGACAAATGGTGTTGCTGTGTATCCAACACCAGTCATTGGAATGGTTGGCTTAATTGAGGATCTTGACCATATTACAAAGCAGTCCTTTAAGGAGGCCGGAGACCTGATCTACTTAATTGGTGAAACAAAGGCTGAGTTTGGTGGAAGTGAACTGCAAAAGCTTGTGAACTCAGAAATTTCCGGAAAGGCACCAAGCATTGATTTGGAAGATGAGCAAGCGAAACAAGCACAATTGTTAGCAGCGATTCGTGCGGGTGTTGTTGAAAGTGCTCATGATGTCGCTGAAGGCGGTCTAAGTATCGCACTAGCAGAATCAATCATTGACGGAGAAGTAGGTGCGGAGGTGACAATTGACGGAGAAGTTGTTACTGACCTGTTTGCTGAGTCACAGTCACGTTTTATCGTTTCGGTAAAACCTGAAAACCAAGCAACGTTTGAGGAACTTGTCGATGCAAAAGTGATTGGTCGAGTGGTAAGCGAGCCTAGTCTAACGGTTACGCATGAAAACGGCACAAACGTATTACAAGCTTCGACAGAGGAAATTCAAGCGGCCTGGAAAGGAGCTATTCCATGCTTACTGAAATCAAAGGCTTAAACGAAGAATGTGGGGTATTTGCTGTTTGGGGACATAAAGATGCTGCTCAGATTACCTACTATGGACTTCACAGTCTTCAACACCGAGGTCAAGAGGGAGCAGGCATTGTTGTTACTGATGGCGAGGAGCTATCCATTCATAAAGGCTTAGGGCTTGTTACAGAAGCATTTAGTCAAGGGGAGCTTGATACCTTACATGGGAAAGCGGCGATCGGTCATGTTCGCTATGCAACAGCTGGAGGCGGTGGACTTGTTAATTGTCAACCGCTTCTCTTCCAATCGCAAACGGATGGGTTAGCGGTGGCTCACAACGGAAACCTTGTCAACGCGAATGCACTAAAGCATCAACTAGAGGGGCAAGGGAGTATTTTCCAATCGACATCAGATACAGAGGTTGTCGCTCATTTAATTAAGCGTAGTGCCTATCAAAGGACAGAAGATAAATTAAAGAACGCACTTTCGATGATCAAAGGAGCCTATGCCTTTGCAGTATTAACAGAAAACAAGCTCATGATTGCTCTTGATCCAAATGGGTTACGACCATTGTCCATCGGGAGAATCGGTGAAGCTTATGTGGTTGCTTCAGAAACATGTGCGTTCGATGTTGTTGGTGCAACGTATGAACGTGATGTACAGCCTGGTGAATTGCTTGTCATTGATGATGAAGGAATGCGCTCGGAGATGTTTTCAACTTCGACGTCAAGGGCGATTTGTAGTATGGAATACATTTACTTTGCCCGCCCAGATAGTAATATTGATGACATTAATGTTCATACAGCAAGAAAAAACCTAGGTAAGCAACTGGCCATGGAGTATCCGGTTGAAGCAGATGTCGTTACCGGTGTCCCTGATTCAAGTATTTCAGCAGCGATCGGTTACGCAGAGCAGGCTGGGATCCCTTATGAACTTGGCTTAATTAAAAACCGCTATGTTGGACGGACGTTTATTAAGCCATCACAAGAACTAAGAGAGCAAGGCGTGAAGATGAAGTTATCTGCTGTACGTGGAGTCGTTGAAGGCAAGCGTGTGGTCATCATTGATGACTCAATTGTTAGAGGAACAACGAGTCGACGCATTGTGAAGATGTTACGTGAAGCAGGGGCGACCGAAGTTCATGTGCGGATTAGTTCACCACCGATTACGAACCCATGCTTTTATGGCATTGACACATCAACAACTGATGAATTAATTGCCGCCAATTTATCGATTGAAGAAATGAGAGAGATGATGGGTGCTGATACGCTGTCATTTTTAAGTATAGAAGGATTAAAGAACGGTATTGGGCGCTCTGATCTAGATCCTAACCATGGACAATGTTTAGCCTGTTTTACAGGAAGTTACCCGACTGAAATCTATCCAGACACACTTCACCCACATGCGAAAGTTTAAGATTGGACGGAAAAAATAATTGATGAGGGGGATTTAGAATGTCGGATGCGTATAAACAAGCCGGTGTTGATATTGAAGCAGGCTATGAATCAGTAGAGCGGATCAAGAAGCATGTCAACAAAACAATGCGACCAGAGGTAATGGGAGGACTTGGAGCATTTGGGGGAATGTTCGACCTTTCGAACTTTCAGCTTAATGAGCCCGTTTTAATTTCGGGGACGGACGGTGTCGGAACGAAGCTGATGTTAGCTTTTATGCTTGATAAGCATGATACAATTGGCATTGATGCTGTTGCAATGTGTGTGAATGATATCGTTGTTCAAGGAGCAGAGCCTTTATATATGCTTGATTATATTGCCTGTGGAAAGTCTGTGCCTGAGCGAATTGAAGCGATCGTTAAAGGAATTGCCAATGGCTGTGAGCAAGCGGGATGTGCTCTTGTTGGTGGAGAAACAGCTGAAATGCCTGGGATGTATGAGGAAGATGAGTATGACCTTGCTGGTTTTGCTGTTGGGATTGCTGAGAAATCCAAGCTGATTACTGGTGAAAAAATAAGCGACGGTGACGTCATTATTGGTCTTGCTTCAAATGGACTCCATAGTAATGGTTTTTCACTTGTTCGCAAAGTATTACTTGATGACCATAATCTTGATCTAACAAAAACGTATGATGGCTTTGATCGAACACTGGGAGAAGAGTTGTTAGAGCCGACACGTATCTATGTTAAACCGCTATTAGAGCTGATAAAACACCATCAAATCAAAGGTATATCTCATATTACCGGCGGTGGTTTTTATGAAAATATCCCGCGGATGTTGCCAGAAGGAATGGGCGCTACCATTGAGCCTGGTTCATGGACCGTTCCTACGATCTTCTCATTTATTGAGGAAAAAGGGAATATAGCAAAGGGAGATCTATTTTCGACGTTTAACATGGGCATTGGGATGGCGCTTGTCGTAGCTGAAGAAGATGCTGAAGTAGTCCTATCAGAACTAGAAAAATCAGGTGAACAGGCGTTTCGCATCGGACGAACGAAAGCGGGCGATGGTGTGACGATCGGGGGCATTGATCACGTATGAAAAAGATAGCAGTATTTGCTTCAGGGACGGGATCAAACTTCAGTGCGATCATTGACGCGGTGCATGCAGGGCAACTAGCCGTTGATGTCAAAGTTCTCATCTGTGATCGCCCTCATGCAAAAGTCATTGAGAAAGCAAAAGCGAACGGAATCCCGACGTTTACGTTTACACCAAAGCAGTTTGAAGGGAAACAGGCGTATGAGCAGGAGATATTGCGTGAATTAAAGGCAAAAAACGTTGAGTTTATCGCATTAGCAGGCTATATGAGGCTGGTTGGCGAAACGCTATTAAAAGCTTATGAAGGTAAAATTGTGAACATTCATCCTTCATTGTTACCTGCTTTTCCAGGGAAGGATGCGATTGGTCAAGCATTTCAAGCCAGAGTGAAAGTGACAGGTGTGACGATTCACTTTGTTGATGAAGGGATGGACACCGGTCCGATCATTGCACAAGAAGCAGTAAAAATAGACGAGCAAGATAAGATTGAGGACGTAACGAAGAAAATTCAAACAGTTGAGCACCAATTATATCCAAAAGTATTAAAAGAGTTGCTTGAGGATAAACGTCTAATCAACCAGGTTTGAACTGAAGGGAGAAACAAGAAATGACGATCAAACGAGCATTAATAAGTGTATCCAATAAAGAAGGCATTGTGGAGTTTGCCAAACAATTAGCAGATGCGGGTGTTGAGATTGTTTCCACAGGCGGTACGAAAAATGCGATTGCAGACGCAGGTGTTCCAGTCATTGGTATTTCAGAAGTGACCGGATTTCCAGAAATTTTAGATGGGCGAGTAAAAACATTACACCCGAAAATTCATGGTGGGTTACTTGCGATGCGCGAGTCAAATGATCACCTACAGCAGTTAGAAGACCATGAAATCACTCCAATTGACCTTGTTGTTGTGAATTTGTATCCATTTCAGCAGACGATTGCTAAGCCAGATGTAACATTTGCCGATGCGATTGAAAATATTGATATTGGTGGACCGAGTATGTTACGAGCTGCTGCTAAAAATCATAAACATGTGACAGTCATTGTAGATCCCGCTGATTATTCGACTGTGTTATCAGAAGTTAAAGAAAGCGGTGCTGTTGAAGGGGAAACACGACGTAAACTTGCGGCTAAAGTATTCCGTCATACAGCAGCATACGATGCTGTAATTTCTGAGTATTTAACAAAAGAGGTTGGCGAGGAAAGTCCTGAATCTTTGACGGTTACATATGAGAAGAAACAGGACCTTCGATACGGAGAAAACCCACATCAAAAGGCGACGTTCTATAGTAAACCATTAGTAGAGGAAAATTCTATTGCTAATGCCGAGCAGCTCCATGGAAAAGCGTTGTCTTATAATAACATCAATGATGCTGATGCCGCACTAGCGATTGTAAAAGAATTTGAAGAGCCAGCCGTAGTTGCTGTCAAACATATGAACCCATGTGGGGTAGGTATTGGTGACTCCATTGAGGCTGCTTACGATAAGGCATATGAAGCAGATCCGGTTTCGATTTTCGGAGGTATTATCGCGGCAAACCGTGAAATAGATCGTGATACGGCTTTGAAAATGAAAGAAATCTTCCTAGAAATTATTATTGCTCCTTCGTTTACAGATGAAGCTCTAGAAGTTCTGACAACGAAGAAGAACCTCCGTCTTCTTACAGTTGGTGTAAATCAAGCGGAAGAAGCGGAGAAGAAGGTAACATCGATTCATGGTGGTGCCCTCGTCCAAGAAGAAGATGTCTATGGACTTGCCGATGCAGAGCTTTCAGTACCAACCAAGCGGGAGCCTACGCCAGAAGAGTGGAAGGCATTAAAGCTTGCTTGGAAGGTTGTCAAACATGTGAAATCGAATGCGATCGTGTTGGCAAAAGACGATATGACGATAGGTGTCGGTGCTGGACAAATGAACCGTGTTGGTGCAGCTAAAATTGCTATTGAGCAAGCAGGAGAGCAAGGGGCTGGTGCAGTTATGGGCTCAGATGCCTTTTTCCCGATGAACGATACGGTAACTGAAGCTGGTAAGGCTGGTGTGACTGCGATTATCCAGCCAGGAGGCTCCATTCGCGACCAAGAATCAATAGATAAGGCAGATGAGCTTGGGATCGCGATGGTATGTACTGGAGTTCGTCATTTCAAACATTAAAAAATAAAAAGGACCTTTATACGTAAAGGTGTCAAAGTGGGAGAGGATTTTCGTGAAAGTTCTTGTCATTGGCGCTGGCGGCCGTGAGCATACAATCGCTTGGAAAGTCGCGCAAAGCGAAAAAGTTACACAAGTCTATGTAGCCCCTGGTAATGATGGCATGAGCGATGTTGCCACTGTCGTTGACATTGCCGAAGATGACCATCAGCAGTTACTTTCATTTGCAAAAGAGGAGAACGTAGATGTAACAATTGTAGGGCCTGAAGTTCCTTTACTGGCAGGGGTTGTTGATCTTTTTGAAGAGGCTGGGTTGCGTGTATTTGGCCCTACAAAAGCTGCCGCATTAATTGAAGGTAGTAAATCATTTGCAAAAGAAATGATGGTGAAATACAAGATCCCAACTGGGTATTATGAAACATTTTCGTCTTATGATAAAGCTAAAGCTTATGTTGAAGAAAAAGGAGCTCCTATTGTCATTAAAGCTGACGGACTAGCCGCTGGTAAGGGTGTTGTCGTTGCGATGACAAAAGAAGAGGCTATTTCTAGCTTGTACGAGATGTTAGAGGAAGGGCAATTCGGTGAGTCTAGTGCAACGGTTGTAATTGAAGAGTATTTAGAAGGCGAGGAGCTTTCCTTAATGGCTTTTGTTCATGGGACTACGGTTGTACCTATGGTTGGTGCTCAAGACCATAAGCGCGCTTTTGACAACGACGAAGGGCCGAATACAGGTGGTATGGGTGCATACTCACCCGTTCCGCAATTTGACCAAAAAGACTTAGATGAAGCCATGGAGACCATCTTACAACCAATGGCTGAAGCGCTTGTGAAAGAAGATAGAAAATTTACTGGTATTCTCTATGCCGGATTAATGATGACATCTGCTGGCCCGAAGGTGATTGAATTTAACGCACGATTTGGTGACCCGGAAACACAAGTCGTTTTACCACGTTTAGAAACGGATCTAGTTGATGTTATTCTTCGTTTGCTAGATGGAGAGAAACCAGAATTAACTTGGACTGATGAGGCTGTTGTTGGGGTTGTCTTAGCGGCTAAAGGATATCCGAAGTCTTATGAAAAAGGAAAAGTTATTGCAGGATTGGATCAGTTAAGTGAAGATGCACTTGTTTACCATGCAGGAACGAAAGTTGACAACGGTGAATTCGTAACCAATGGTGGGCGTGTACTTTTAGTCGCGGGTAAGGCAGCGGGATTAAAGGAAGCGCAACAAGTGGTTTATGAAGATGTTAAAAAGGTCAATTGCACAGATCTTTTTTATCGTAAAGATATAGGAGAAAAAGCGATAGCGAACGAGCGAGTATCTTTGTAGAGAAAAGATACTCATGTTCAAAGGCTTAACTGAATAATCTATAGAAATAAACCTTATAAGATGAAAAAGTCTTATAAGGTTTATTTTTTAATTAGTTATAATGATTAGGGAGATAGGTATGCTGTTGTTGGTTGTTTTGATTATTTTTTAGATTTGAATAGCCTTCTTCAGCTAATTCTGTTAACGGACAAAAACGGGTAATTCCCTCAGCGACTTTCATCGCGCCAAGTGCAACGCAGAGGAGGACGCTTGTATCGCTGCGATTGTTAAATGTTGAACTGTTACGAACAAGCTTAGCAGTTGCCCATGCTAAAATAGTGAACCCAGCAGTGATTCGAACCATAGCATTTACGATTCCGATATTCGGTTTCATAGCAAAACGACACCTTTCAACTAAAGATTTCAAATTTTTTAACATTTGTTACAGAAACTTTAATGTGTTAAATAGCAAAAATATGGTAGGATAGTAGAAACACTAAAAAATATACAAGTAGTAAAGATAGAAAATGTTTAAGAAATGGGTGATAGGCGATGACAGAACGAATTTACCGTTGGACAAAGAAGCATTTACGAGAACAGTTAGCGGTTGTTCGTGGTGATATGTCACCAACAATCGTTTTAGAGAACGCAACATACTTAAATAGTGTGCGTAGACAATGGTTTACAGCAAATATTTGGATTTATAAGGATCGAATTGTATACGTTGGTGATGCGTTTCCGGATCGTGTAGAGAACACTGAGGTTGTTGATTGCAGTGAACACTACATTGTACCTGGATATATTGAACACCATGCTCACCCGTTTCAATTATATAATCCCCACTCGCTTGCGAAATATGCAGCATTACGAGGAACGACAACATTAATTAATGATAATATGATGTTCTTTTTACATTTGGATAAAAAGAAAGCGCTTTCCGCAGTTGAGAAATTAGATGAGCTCCCGACATCGATGTATTGGTGGTGTCGTTATGATGCGCAAACCGAGTTAGAGGAAGAGGAAGAGTTGTTTTCAAATTCTAAAATGAAAGCATGGTTAGAGCATCATCTGGTGATTCAAGGGGGAGAGTTAACATCTTGGCCTAAAGTATTGAGCGGTGATGATTCAATCTTACATTGGATGCAAGAGACGACTCGTTTGCGTAAACCGATTGAAGGTCACTTACCGGGAGCTAGTGAAAAAACGCTCTCACAGATGGCGTTGTTAGGGGTGACATGTGACCATGAGGCAATAAATGGTAAAGAAGCCTTAATGCGTTTGAACTTAGGTTATACAACATCTTTACGTTATTCTTCAATTCGTCCTGATTTGCCAAAAATGTTAGAGGAATTACAAGAGTTAGGCGTTGATGATTATAGTCGCGTCCTATTTACCACAGATGGATCAACGCCAGCTTTCTATGAACAAGGTGTTATTGATAAGTTGATCAAAATTGCAATTGATAAAGGAGTTCCAATTGTTGATGCGTATGCGATGGGGACGTATAATGTCGCTAGGTATTATAACATCGACCATAAGCTGGGCATGATAGCACCAGGGCGAATGGCGCATCTAAACTTCTTAACTAAAAAGGAAGATCCCGTACCGACCTCAGTGTTGGCTAAAGGACAATGGATCCGTTATCAAGGTGAAGACTGTTACCCAGAGTCGACGTTTCCGTGGGAAGACTATGGTGTTAAGCCGTTAGACATTGACTGGGAATTAACGGACGATGATTTGCATTTTTCAATGCCGTTAGGAATAGAATTGTCTAACGCCGTCATACTCAAACCTTATCAAGTCTCAAGAGAAGTTACCGTTGATTCCTTATCATATGATCATGATGAATGTTTTTTTGTTTTAATTGACCGTAATGGAAAATGGATGATTAATACGGTGATCAAAGGATTTGCTAGCCGGTTATCAGGGTTTGCAAGCTCATTTTCAAACACTGGTGATATTGTCTTGATTGGAAAAAATAAAAAGGACATGGTCGTTGCATTCAATGCTTTAAAGAAAGCTGGCGGTGGGATGTTCATTGTTGAAGATGAACAAGTGGTCAGTCAGATTGAACTTCCTTTGTTTGGGATGTTGTCAAATAAGCCAATGCCAGAGCTTATCGCAGAACACAAAGAGTTTGTTGATTTATTACGCGCTAGAGGGTATGAGCATCAGGACCCTGTCTATACGCTTCTCTTCTTTTCATCCACACATTTGCCGTATATTCGGGTGACACAACGTGGAATCTATGATGTTCATAAGAAAACAGTACTCTTTCCTTCGATTATGCGTTAAACTATAAAAGGATATACTGATGTATAATAATTTGGCATGTTGAGGTAGGGTTTAGTATGAAACGATTATTTTTAGTACTCATGGCGAGTTCTCTAGTCTTATTTGCTTGTGGCTCGAGTGAGGATGTGACGACTGAAGAAGAAGGTCGCGATGAAATCGATGTGATCAATGAAAGTGAACCAGAGGATGAGGAGACCATTGATGAGGTGACATTTGATTATGTCAGTCCATTAACAGGTGAAGGTACAGATGACTCGGTTCGCCATCGGGCCATTGCTGTGATGATTAATAATGCCCCACAAGCGAGGCCACAGTCAGGAGTACACCAAGCAGATCTTGTTTATGAGGTGTTGGCCGAAGGGGCTGTGACGCGTCTGTTAGCTATGTTCCACAGTGAACAGCCAGATGTCATTGGTCCTGTCCGTAGTGCGAGAGGGTATTATATTGATTTAGCAAATGGGTATGACTCATTATATGTTACGCATGGCTGGAGTCCCGAGGCTCAACAAATGTTAGAAAGACAAGGGAAAGCTGATTTCCTGAGTGGTCTTTATCATGATGGAACACTTTTCGAGCGATCATCAGAACGTGTTGCACCACATAACTCCTACATTTCATATGACGATATGGTTCGTGGGTTAGAAGATAAAGGGTACCAATTGGAGCGACATATCGAACCATTATTATTTTATGAAGGTGAGCCGGAGATTGGCGGTGTGAAGGCTGAAGATGTTACGGTTAGCTACCTAGATAGGTATTATGTAACCTATAGGTACGATGAGGACGAGCAAGTTTACCACCGCTTTAATGGTGATGACCAATCCGTTGATCATGAAACGGGTGATCCGGTAGCATTGGAAAATGTCCTTATTGTTGAAATGAGTCATCGCATAGTTGATGATGTCGGTCGCCGAAGCATTAATCTTACTTCTGGAGGGAAGGGCGTGCTCTTACAGCAAGGCAGAGCTCAGCAGATCGATTGGGTCAACGAGGGTGGACGTATTTTGCCTGTTTCTGATGGAGAAACGGTTCCATTCTTGCCGGGGCAAACATGGATTAATATCGTGCCCGACTCGCCAGGGATTGAAGAAGGTGTCATAATAACGGATTTTAGTAATGAGGAAGGTGTGGTTGAAAGTGCAAATCGATAAATTGCGAGGCAAAGAATTAGACCAGTTGTTTAACGCGATTTTGTCATTAGAAGATTTGGAAGAGTGTTACCAGTTCTTTGATGATCTCTGCACAATTAATGAAATTCAATCGTTGGCACAACGGTTAGAAGTGGCTCGAATGCTACGGAATGGCTTTACGTATCATAAAATTGAAACGGAAACAGGTGCAAGTACAGCAACAATTTCACGAGTAAAGCGGTGCTTAAATTATGGTAATGATGGTTATAAAATGACATTAGAACGGGTAAGCGAAAAGGAAGAGACAGCCGAATAGTAGTACGAACGTAAGGAAAACAATCACAACTGCTGATGATGCGAGCGTGGTTGTTTTTATTTTTTTCGTACCTGTTTAGATAACGTCCTGTTTTTTGTTATAATCATCAAATGAAGTAATAGTAGAGGAAATTGATTGTAAATTTACATAGAGATAGGGGAGCCATTTTCATGCTTAATTATCTAGAATGGACACATGTCTTTAAGCTTGATCCAAATAAAGAAATTAGCGATGCTGACTTAGAAAAAATTTGTGAGTCAGGTACAGACGGAATTATTGTTGGTGGTAGCGATGGGGTTACACTCGATAATACGTTACAATTATTAGCGCGTGTGAGAAGGTATCCGGTCGCTTGTGCCTTAGAGGTGTCAAC
This genomic interval carries:
- a CDS encoding YerC/YecD family TrpR-related protein, which codes for MQIDKLRGKELDQLFNAILSLEDLEECYQFFDDLCTINEIQSLAQRLEVARMLRNGFTYHKIETETGASTATISRVKRCLNYGNDGYKMTLERVSEKEETAE
- a CDS encoding YgaP family membrane protein, producing the protein MKPNIGIVNAMVRITAGFTILAWATAKLVRNSSTFNNRSDTSVLLCVALGAMKVAEGITRFCPLTELAEEGYSNLKNNQNNQQQHTYLPNHYN
- the purD gene encoding phosphoribosylamine--glycine ligase gives rise to the protein MKVLVIGAGGREHTIAWKVAQSEKVTQVYVAPGNDGMSDVATVVDIAEDDHQQLLSFAKEENVDVTIVGPEVPLLAGVVDLFEEAGLRVFGPTKAAALIEGSKSFAKEMMVKYKIPTGYYETFSSYDKAKAYVEEKGAPIVIKADGLAAGKGVVVAMTKEEAISSLYEMLEEGQFGESSATVVIEEYLEGEELSLMAFVHGTTVVPMVGAQDHKRAFDNDEGPNTGGMGAYSPVPQFDQKDLDEAMETILQPMAEALVKEDRKFTGILYAGLMMTSAGPKVIEFNARFGDPETQVVLPRLETDLVDVILRLLDGEKPELTWTDEAVVGVVLAAKGYPKSYEKGKVIAGLDQLSEDALVYHAGTKVDNGEFVTNGGRVLLVAGKAAGLKEAQQVVYEDVKKVNCTDLFYRKDIGEKAIANERVSL
- a CDS encoding adenine deaminase C-terminal domain-containing protein — translated: MTERIYRWTKKHLREQLAVVRGDMSPTIVLENATYLNSVRRQWFTANIWIYKDRIVYVGDAFPDRVENTEVVDCSEHYIVPGYIEHHAHPFQLYNPHSLAKYAALRGTTTLINDNMMFFLHLDKKKALSAVEKLDELPTSMYWWCRYDAQTELEEEEELFSNSKMKAWLEHHLVIQGGELTSWPKVLSGDDSILHWMQETTRLRKPIEGHLPGASEKTLSQMALLGVTCDHEAINGKEALMRLNLGYTTSLRYSSIRPDLPKMLEELQELGVDDYSRVLFTTDGSTPAFYEQGVIDKLIKIAIDKGVPIVDAYAMGTYNVARYYNIDHKLGMIAPGRMAHLNFLTKKEDPVPTSVLAKGQWIRYQGEDCYPESTFPWEDYGVKPLDIDWELTDDDLHFSMPLGIELSNAVILKPYQVSREVTVDSLSYDHDECFFVLIDRNGKWMINTVIKGFASRLSGFASSFSNTGDIVLIGKNKKDMVVAFNALKKAGGGMFIVEDEQVVSQIELPLFGMLSNKPMPELIAEHKEFVDLLRARGYEHQDPVYTLLFFSSTHLPYIRVTQRGIYDVHKKTVLFPSIMR
- a CDS encoding DUF3048 domain-containing protein, which gives rise to MKRLFLVLMASSLVLFACGSSEDVTTEEEGRDEIDVINESEPEDEETIDEVTFDYVSPLTGEGTDDSVRHRAIAVMINNAPQARPQSGVHQADLVYEVLAEGAVTRLLAMFHSEQPDVIGPVRSARGYYIDLANGYDSLYVTHGWSPEAQQMLERQGKADFLSGLYHDGTLFERSSERVAPHNSYISYDDMVRGLEDKGYQLERHIEPLLFYEGEPEIGGVKAEDVTVSYLDRYYVTYRYDEDEQVYHRFNGDDQSVDHETGDPVALENVLIVEMSHRIVDDVGRRSINLTSGGKGVLLQQGRAQQIDWVNEGGRILPVSDGETVPFLPGQTWINIVPDSPGIEEGVIITDFSNEEGVVESANR